Within the Blastopirellula marina genome, the region CGACTTCTGGACCTGGTTCGGTCGCGAGGCTTTGCCTCGTTGCCGGAACTTGCTCAGGAATTGGATGTCTCGGAATCGACGATTCGCCGCGATGTGGAATTGCTGGAAGAATCCGGGTCGGCTCGCAGGACGCATGGGGGTGTGTTTTACACCGGCCCTTCTCCCAATCTGCCCCACTTTGAACTTCGCCACGAAATGCAGTGGAGCAAGAAGCGGCAGATCGCGAAGGCCGCGGCCCTGCTGATCGAAGAAGGCGATACGGTCATTCTCGACGGCGGAAGTACCACGTACGAACTAGCCCAGATGCTGGTCGGGCGAACCCTGCAGATTGTGACCAACTCGCTGCCGGTGGCCAACTTGTTCATGGCCAGCCCAACCACCGAGTTGATCCTGCTGGGTGGCTACGTGCATAGTGCCACAGGCGTTTCCCTGGGGCCTTATGCCAATGAAATGATCTCGCGACTTAGTGCTCGGCGTGCCGTGCTCAGCGTCGCGGGGATAACCGAACACGGGTTGTACAACAGCAACCTCCTGCTCGTCGAAACCGAGCGAGCCATGATGAAAGCTGGCGGCGAAGTGATCATCGTTGCCGACAGCACCAAGTTCGGCCGACAAAGCCTCGCTCAAATGTGCGAGCTTTCGGAAGTCGACAAACTGGTGGTCGATCACGAAATTTCGGAAGCCTGGCAAAAGAAGGTCCAGGACGCCGGAGTCGATTTGATCGTCGCCCCTGCCGAGATGGCGATCATCGACCGCCCTATTTCCCCCAAAGCAAGCTAACCCCAACAAGGGTTTGATACGAATGAGTTCCTCGCTGAATCTCGATCATGCCACCATCGAACGGATCGTTCGTCAGATCGTCCTTTCGCAAGGTGGTGCTCCTGCCCAGGCCCCTGCCCCTTCGGCTGAACCGAAGCTAGTGGTCAGTATTTCGGCTCGTCACATTCACCTGACCGATGCCCACGTCGAAACCCTGTTCGGTCCTGGTCACGTGCTGACTCCAATGAAGGACCTTTACCAAGACGGCTTCTACGCCGCGGAAGAAACCGTGATGGTTGTCGGTCCGCGTCGCCGCATGCTGGAAAAGGTTCGCGTACTGGGTCCGACACGCGATTACAGCCAGGTGGAACTGGCCTTCACCGATGCAATTTCCCTGGGCATTGAAGCTCCCGTGCGGGCTTCCGGCAAGATCGACGGCACGCCGGGCTGCGTGTTGGTTGGTCCTAAGGGAGCTGTTCAGCTCGATCAAGGTGTGATCCGCGCCGAACGCCACGTGCATATGAATAACAGCGACGCCGATTATTACGGTGTGAAGAACGGCGATCGCATGAACCTCCGAATCACCTCGCTTGGTTGCACCACCACGTTTGAAGACCTGCTCGTCCGCGCCGACGGGGTCAGCAAACTGGAAGTCCACATCGATACCGATGAAGGCAACGCGTGCAACCTGGATGCAGCGACCGAGATCGCTCTGTTGAAGAAAGAGCCCTGCGGCTGCAAAGCGAAACACTAGAACTAACTACGCTTTCGTTGGCCTCACTGATTTGCCACTGTGAGTCCTCTCCCGAGGCCAGCGAGAGCGTTTTTATGACCCCTGTTTTTTTGAAGACATCGCATCTGACTTTCAGGTGCGAAATGAAGTAACGGTTTCCTTTTTTGTTCGGGAGATAAAACCCCATGGCGAAAGTAATGGAAGCGTTGGGCATGATTGAAACCAAGGGCTTTGTGACCTTGGTGGAAGCCACCGACGCAATGTTGAAGGCAGCCAACGTGACGTTCGTTGGTTGGGACAAAGTTGGCAGCGGTTTGGTTTCCGCTTTCATCACCGGCGACGTCGCCGCAGTGAAAGCCGCCACCGATGCAGGTGCTGCAGCAGCTGGCCGTTTGGGCGAAGTTGTCAGCGTTCAGGTCATTCCACGACCACACGAAGACATCGGTATCGTTCTGCCGCCACCGGTCAAGCAGGTCATCGAGACTGAATAGTCCCCTCCCCACTTACAAAACATCCGCTAAGGAAAATTTTCCATGCAAAACGCAATTGGTTTGATTGAAACCAAAGGTTTGGTTGGCCTGGTCGAAGCGACCGACGCCATGGCGAAGGCCGCCAACGTGAAGATCGTAAAACGCGTCAACATCGGCGGTGGTCTGGTTACCACGGTTGTCAGTGGCGACGTCGGTAGCGTTCGTGCTGCTGTCGAAGCTGGTGCCAATGCCGCTCAGCAAGTCGGCGAACTGGCTGGCAGCCACGTCCTGCCTCGTCCAGCCGAAGGCCTGGCTGACGTTTACTTCAGCTAAACCGACCCCAAACGTAAGCCGCTAGTCCGCGGAGCATCCCCAGCGAAAGGAGTCCTAAAGATGAAGGTTCTGGTAGCAAATCTCGGCTCGACCAGCTTCAAGTATCGCTTGTTCGATATGGACAGCGAAACACAGCTGGCCCGTGGCGGGATCGATCGAATTGGATCTCCAGAAAGTTCCTGTAGCGTTCAGATTGGCGATTGGAAAGAAGAAGTCACGGATCACATGCCTGATCATGCCGTGGCCGTTCGCAAATGCCTTTCGCAGCTGACCGACGCAGAACACGGATGCTTGAAAGACGCCGCCGAAGTATCGGCGATCGGCTTTAAAGCGGTCCACGGTGGACGTGTATCAGGCGTGCAAAGGGTTAACGACGACGTCCTTTCTGCGATGGCAGAAATGAACGAAGTCGCCCCGGCCCATAACCCGCCGTACATCGCCGCCATGCGATTACTTTCCGAGCAACTTCCGGAAATTCCGCTAGTTGCCGCCTTTGAAACGGGCTTCCATCAAACGATTCCCGATCGCAATCGCTACTACGGCATCCCTAAAGCCTGGTCGGACGAGTTCCAGATCAAGAAGTGGGGCTTCCATGGTGCGAGCCATCGGTACATCGCGACGCGAAGCGCCGAGATTCTGGGGCGTGACGATTTGCGAGTCATCTCGTGCCACCTTGGTGGAAGCAGTAGCTTGTGCGCGATTAAGAATCGCGAGAGCGTTGCTGTGACCATGGGCATGAGCCCACAAACGGGTCTGCCGCAGAACAACCGGGTCGGGGATTTTGATCCCTATGCCCTGCCGCTGTTGATGGAACGTACCGGTAAGAGCCTGACCGAAGTGCTTGCTCATATCGGGAACCAAGGTGGACTACTGGGTCTCAGTGGTGGCCTCAGCGGCGACATGCGAGACCTGGAACAGGCCGCAGCCAACGGCAATGCCGACGCACAACTGGCTTTGGACATGTTCACCAGCGAAGTTCGCCGATACCTCGGCGGGATGCTGGTCGAACTGGGCGGAGCCGACGCGATCGTCTTTACCGGAGGCATCGGAGAGAACGGTAAGCAGTTACGCAAGGACGTATGTGCCAACTTGCAAGAGTTGGGAATCGAATTGGACGAAGCGAAAAACGATTCCGCCAAGGGAGAGGCTTCGTTCCATTCGGCAAACAGCAAAACGCAACTTTGGGTCATTCCGACCAACGAGGAAATCATCGTTGCTCGTCAAACCCGGCAGTTGCTGGAGTCGACCTAAAATGTTTATCGCCAAAGTGACCGGATCGGTCATTTCCACGCAGAAAGTCGACACGATGGTCGGCCACAAATTGCTTGTGGTCGAACCGTATCGACTGGAATCGAAAGATCGCCAGTCGCTGGTAACGACCGGCCGAACGTTCGTCGCTGTCGACATGCTCGGTAGCGGTGTGGGGGACTTCGTACTGATTACCCAAGGTTCCAGTGCCCGCCTGACTCCGGAAACCAAGTCCCTTCCGATCGATTGTGTCGTGATCGGCATTGTCGATCGTGCCCAGGTTGAAAGCTTCTGTGTCTACGACCGCAACGAAGACACCGACAAGCCGCAAGCCAAGGCCCAGCCAGCACCGGCCCCGAAGCCACAACCCAAATCGGAACCAAAGCCGGCACCTACGCCTGAGCCGACGCCAACTAAGGACGAGCCCACCGAGGAAGAATCGGAAAGCTAGTCTGCCGCAACATTCACGCGCTGACGCGAGGATATAAACATCATGCATTTTGACGAATCCATCATTCGCAACGTAGTGGCCCAGGTACTGGCCGAAGTGGGCAATGCTCCACCGGTGACCTCTGGGTTCACTGGCCGCTACGGGATCTTTGACTGTGCCGACGAGGCCGTCCGGGCTGCCCGCGAAGCTTTTGAAAAGCTCTCGGAACGCACCATCGAAGATCGCAAGCGAATCATCGATCACATCCGCCGTATTTCGATCGACCAGAAGGTCGAACTGGGCACGATGGAAATGAACGAGACGAAGATTGGTCGTCTCGCTCATAAGATCGAAAAGCTGGAACTGCTGGGCCGCAAGACGCCTGGCGTCGAGTTCCTCCGCAGCGAAGTCTATAGCGGCGACCATGGCCTGGCCGTGATCGAGCACGCCCCGTTCGGCGTGATTGGCTGTATCACTCCGGTCACGCACTCGCTTCCGACGATCACCGGCAACGCCGTCAACATGATCGCTGGCGGCAACACGCTGGTCGTCAACCCGCATCCATCCGGCAAGAAGGTTGCCGCGGAAGGGGTTCGTCGCTTCAACAAGGCAATCTACGACGATCTGGGCATCGACAACCTGATTTGCGTGATTGCCGAACCAACCCTCGAATCGGCCGACCTGATCTTCCACCACCGCGACGTGGCCATGATCTGCGTCACCGGCGGTCCGGCGGTTGCCCGTGCGGCCCTCAACAGCGGCAAGAAAGCCGTGGTTGCTGGTCCTGGTAACCCACCGGTTGTCGTCGACGAAACGGCCGACCTTGATCGTGCGGCTCGCTGCATCATTCAAGGTGGCGCGTACGACAATAATCTGCTGTGCATCGCCGAAAAAGAAGTCTTCGTCGTGAATTCGGTTTTCGACGAGATGATGCGAGCCATGGAACGAGCCGGTGCCGTTCGCTTGAACGGAAGTGAAGTCGACCGCCTGACCTCGGTCGCGATCACCGAATACGGCGATCCCGGCAAAAAGAAACTAGTGGCCGCGAAGGAATTCATCGGCCAAGACGCGGCCGTCCTCGCACGAGCCGCCGGCAAGAATATCTCGCCGAACGTGGAACTCATCTTCGGCGAAACGGACGAGCACAACCCGTTCGTCCCTGTCGAACAGATGATGCCGTTCATTCCTTTCGTTCGCTGCCACGACGTGGACGAAGCGATCGACAAGGCACGCTACTACGAACATGGTTTCCGCCACACGGCCATCATTCACAGCAACAATGTCCGCAACATGACCAAGATGGGTCGCGTAATGGACACCACGCTGTTTGTGAAGAACGGGCCTTGTGCCGCGGCACTGGGCGTCGGAGGCGAAGGTTACATTTCGTTCTCGATCGCCACCCCAACCGGCGAAGGCGTTACCACACCGCTTACGTTCACGCGGGAACGACGCTGCTCGCTGATTGACGATTTGTGCATCCTGGGCCATCCGGCGAAAGGTTAGTCCTTTATGCAAACGGCACGCGTGGTCGGTACGGCCACCAGCACAGTTCGACACGTGTCGATGCGGGGCTGGAAACTTTTGGTTGTGCAGCCAATGCAAACCGACGACATCACCCCAGATGGCCATCCATTGGTCGCGGTCGATGCCGTCAACGCCGGGCCAGGCGAACTGGTGATGATCACCAGCGATGGCAAATCGACTTCCGAACTTTTGAACTACCCCCGAACGCCTGTCCGCTGGACGGTGATCGGCATTATTGACGAATAAACGTGCAGTCCAACTTCTGTAGCCAAGATATCGAACGAATCGTCCGCATGGTCGTCGAGCGACTCATGCGAGAAGGTTCCGCCGCGCCGCCAACGGTGACGGCAACAGCCACAACCGGCGAACTTCGCTTGGATGTGAAGCTTGTGACCGTCGAAACACTGAAGGGCAAACTGAACGATTCGATCACCGTGCTGTGCGTGCCGACCAAAACGGTTGTCACGCCGGCGGTGAAAGATGAACTAAAACAACGTGGAGTCGAGCTTCGCCGAATCGATGAAACCGATTGCGGTCAGAAGCAGACGACACCAGCGGTGGTCAACGCCGCCAAGCAGTCGGTTTCCACTGCCTGGCAGTCTACCGCCCGTACCGAACAAGTAGGCAGCCTGAATCAGGCCGTAGATCGGGCTATCGCCATGGCCAAAAGTGACCAGATGGCGGTGATCCTTTCCGAACAGCCGGAACTGGCCGTGGCGGCAGCCAATCGCACCAGCGGCATCCGTGCCATGGTCGCGTGCGGAAGTCACGACTGGCAGGCCGCCGCGAAAAGCCTGGGGGCGAACCTGGTGGTTTGCCATCCTGGCCAATGGCAGGACTCGGATGTCCCGCGACTGCTGACGACCTTGTGGAACCTCCGCGGAACCGCTGGTCCCAACTGGATTAAGTAACGAGAAGCCAAATGCGTATCGCCAAGATCATCGGAAAAGTCACACTCAGCCGTTCGGTTCCTGAATTTCAGGGTGCCGTGCTGAAGCTGGCCGTGCCCATGATGCTGAGCGATATCGAAAACGAAAACACGCCGCTGGACGATCTACTCGTCGTTTACGACGAACTGGGAGCCGGCCAAGACAATTACATCGCGTTAAGTGAAGGGGGCGAAGCGGCCCAACCGTTTTACCCCGACATGAAGCCAGTGGACGCGTACAACGCGGCCATTTTAGATACGGTCGATATCCGTTATCGACTGAAGAAATAGGCATTCCTGTCCCCTCTCTCTGATGGGGCGACGGGACAGGAATGAGACGAATCAACAAACGTACCCCTTGATTGCGAGATACGAATCGGCATGACGAACGTTCACAAGATCAAACAAGACATGTGCGATATTGGACGGCGAATCTACAACAAAGGCTTCGCCGCCGCTAACGATGGCAACATCACGGTTCGCATCAGCGAAAACGAAGTCCTTTGCACGCCGACAATGCACTGCAAAGGTTTTCTGAAGCCGGAAGACATCTCCACGATCGACATGACCGGCAAGCAGATCGCCGGCAGCAAGCCACGTTCGAGCGAAGCTCTGCTGCACCTTGAAATCTACAAGCAGCGACAAGACGTCAAGAGCGTCGTGCACTGCCACCCGCCACATGCGACCGCGTTTGCCATCGCACGCGAACCGATTCCGCAGTGCGTTCTGCCGGAAGTGGAAGTCTTCCTGGGTGACGTGCCGATCACCAAGTACGAAACGCCTGGCGGTCAGTCGTTCGCCGACACGATCATTCCGTTCGTCGATCGCACCAATCTCATCCTGCTAGCCAACCATGGGACCGTCAGCTACGGCGAGACGGTGGAACGTGCTTACTGGTGGACCGAAATCCTGGACGCCTACTGCCGCATGCTGATCCTGGCCAAGCAGCTGGGTCATGTCGAATTTCTGAACGAGAAGAAGTCGCGTGAACTGCTTGACCTGAAGGACAAGTGGGGCTGGAAAGATCCTCGCAACACCGAAGAGTACAAAGATTGCGACATCTGCGCGAATGACATCTTCCGCGATAGTTGGGAAGACTCGCACGTGCAGCGTCGTGCGTTTGGTGCTCCGGAGCCAATGGGCCCCAACGCCAAGAAGCCTGCGGCTGGGGCTGGCTCGTCGGACCAGGAAGCCCTGATCCAGATGATCACCCAGCGTGTGATGGCCGAGTTGTCGAAGCAACGTTAATCCACCCCATTGTTCGAAGAGAGTAACCATGAAAGTTAGCATCATCGGTGGCGGTGGCCTGGTTGGTTCGTGTGCCGCGTTTGCCCTGCAGTGCAGCGGTATCGTCCGCGAGATCGCCTTGCTCGACGTCAACGCCGACTTGGCCGGCGGTCAGGCCTTGGACCTGCTGCACGGCAGCCCCAGCACCGCAGACCAGATCATTTCCAGCGGAAGCTACGAACACATCCCCGATTCGGACGTTATCTGCATCACGGCCGGTTTGCGTCGCAAGCCGGATGAAAGCCGCCTGGACCTGATCAATCGCAACGTCGACCTGTTTCTGACAATCCTCGATTCGATCAAGAAGGTTGGCTACAAGAAGGACGCAATCGTCTTCGTCGTTTCCAATCCGGTCGACATTCTGACCTACCTGGCATCGACTCGCTTGGACCTGCCAACCAACAAGGTGATTGGCCTGGGAACGCAGCTTGATACGATTCGCTTCCGAGCTCTGATCGCCGAACACTGCAAGTTGCCTCCTACGCAGGTCAAAGCATTGATTCTGGGTGAACACGGCGACAGCATGGTGCCGATTTGGTCGTCCGCTTCGGTCAACGGATTGCCGCTCGAGAAGTTCCCTGGCTGGAATCCCAATGCGGCCAACGAACTATTTACCCGCACCAAGGGTTCTGGTGCCGAAGTGATCAAGAAGAAGGGTGGAGCTGGCTTTGCCGTCGGGATCGCCATTCGCGATGTGGTCGATGCGATCGCCCTCGATAGCCACCAGATCTTGCCGATCTCGAGCATTCAAAATGGCTGCTACGACATTCGCGACGTTGCGTTGAGCGTGCCCACCGTCGTTGGCAAGAACGGCGTGGAATCGACCTACCAGCTCGACCTGTGGCCGAAAGAAATCCAGGCCCTGCGACGTAGCGGAGCGGTTCTCCGTGAAACGCTGACGACGGTGCTCAACCGCGTCGGTCGTTCGTAAGATCCTGGCCATCGTAGCCAAGTCAAACTAAAAAGGCCTCGCGTATATGCGAGGCCTTTTTTCATGTACTGACGAAAGAGCAGACGTGAGGTCTAGCCCGCCTTGCTGGATGCCGTCGGACGGATCTTCGGCCCAGTGAACAGTGCTCGCAGCAGTTCATCTGGCTCCGAATTGTGAGGATCGCGTTCCTTCCAGGCCTTCAGGACGTCGCGCGATGCCTCTGGCTCGTCGAGCGCTGCCAACGTGGTGGCATACCAACGCAGGCACAATGGTTCACGCGAACCCTGGCGAAACGCTGCTTCCAGATAAGGACGAGCAGCAATCCAGTTATTCTGCGAAGCTAGTGCCGCACCGCGAACGGCGCTGCGTAGCGATTCCACCTTGGGATAATCGGCCGGAAGTTTCTCCAGTTCAGCGAGCGCTTCCTGGCGACGGCCATGCTTGACGTGCATTTCGATCACCTGCCGACGCAATCGCACCGAGCGAGGGCAATCTACCAAGGCTTCTACCAGAATACGCTCAGCGTCTTCTTCCCGGCCAACTGCGTGCGTTGTGATTGCCAGGCACGACGCGGCGATTTCATCGATGTCGTCGATGTGCCATGTTTCGAGGTTGATCTGACCATGCTTGTACGCGGTTTCAAACGAACGCCGCGCCAAGTCGAGATGCCCCTTCGATTGCAGATAGCCACCCACGGCACACAGCAGTTGAGCGTCAAGAGGGAAGATCTCTAATGCCGTCATGCAGGTTTGAATCTGGGTATCGAGGCCGTCTGGACGGCCATCGAGTGCAGTCAGGATACCGTAGAAAGCTTCGAGCATCTCGGCCGATCCATGTTCCGACAGGCGGCAGGCCTGTTCGTAGAACATCAGTGCGTTGGCCTGATCGTTGAGCGTTTGCACCGCTTCGCCCATGCAAATCATCAGGCGAGCACTCGGTCCTGCTTCTTTGATTTCGCGCTCGACCAACTTGGCATCGCGACTGGCTCGTCGGATCTTCCAGGCGGAATCGCTCTCGATCAGGTTGCGTTGCACAAGAAACGGAACGGCTTCAATCGACATGCCACACTCGGCAAGCGATTGAATCACGTGTTCTCGTACACGTCCTTCGTAGCGAATTCCTGGGTGATTTGGGTGTAAGCGAACCTGGCCGATCTGTTCGCTGCCGATGGTGCCTGGGGCTTGTGGTGCCCGCACTAGCAGTACGTAGGCCGTCATGATATCGACCTGGCTGTTGACGAACTGCCGCAATTTGGCGGCGTCATCCGAGTCGATTGTTTCGCCTGGATCAAGCCACAGGATCCATTCGCCGGTCACGTGCGCGAGAGCCGCATTGCGTGCCTCGCCAAACGAGTCTTGCCACGAATGGGCGACGACGCGGGCCTGAAACTCACTGGCAATCGACGAAATGGCATCCGTCGTACCAATGTTTAGCAGCACGATCTCATCAACGATCTGACGCACACTATTGAGCGTCTCGCGGATCAAATCCGTTTCATCCTTGACTACCATTACAGTAGTCAGCTTACGGTTGCGAGCTTCCTTGGTCATTGCAGACGAATACCTCAGGGACATAGCGGTGCGTAGACGTGGCGATGCATGAAGGGATATCCATACCGCGTTGGGAACTTCATACGGCCCTATTTCATGCCGTGGCGAGAGTGTAGCGAGCACGGCATTTTGCGCAAAGACGTATTTATGCTAGCAGTGAGCAAAAGTGGACCGCCTGAAGCCACAAGAAAAGAGGGTAAGGAGAGAGCACGGATTACACGGATGAGCACTGATAAGAGAACCAGC harbors:
- the pduL gene encoding phosphate propanoyltransferase — translated: MSSSLNLDHATIERIVRQIVLSQGGAPAQAPAPSAEPKLVVSISARHIHLTDAHVETLFGPGHVLTPMKDLYQDGFYAAEETVMVVGPRRRMLEKVRVLGPTRDYSQVELAFTDAISLGIEAPVRASGKIDGTPGCVLVGPKGAVQLDQGVIRAERHVHMNNSDADYYGVKNGDRMNLRITSLGCTTTFEDLLVRADGVSKLEVHIDTDEGNACNLDAATEIALLKKEPCGCKAKH
- a CDS encoding BMC domain-containing protein, producing MAKVMEALGMIETKGFVTLVEATDAMLKAANVTFVGWDKVGSGLVSAFITGDVAAVKAATDAGAAAAGRLGEVVSVQVIPRPHEDIGIVLPPPVKQVIETE
- a CDS encoding EutN/CcmL family microcompartment protein, producing the protein MFIAKVTGSVISTQKVDTMVGHKLLVVEPYRLESKDRQSLVTTGRTFVAVDMLGSGVGDFVLITQGSSARLTPETKSLPIDCVVIGIVDRAQVESFCVYDRNEDTDKPQAKAQPAPAPKPQPKSEPKPAPTPEPTPTKDEPTEEESES
- a CDS encoding class II aldolase/adducin family protein, whose amino-acid sequence is MTNVHKIKQDMCDIGRRIYNKGFAAANDGNITVRISENEVLCTPTMHCKGFLKPEDISTIDMTGKQIAGSKPRSSEALLHLEIYKQRQDVKSVVHCHPPHATAFAIAREPIPQCVLPEVEVFLGDVPITKYETPGGQSFADTIIPFVDRTNLILLANHGTVSYGETVERAYWWTEILDAYCRMLILAKQLGHVEFLNEKKSRELLDLKDKWGWKDPRNTEEYKDCDICANDIFRDSWEDSHVQRRAFGAPEPMGPNAKKPAAGAGSSDQEALIQMITQRVMAELSKQR
- a CDS encoding PEP-CTERM sorting domain-containing protein (PEP-CTERM proteins occur, often in large numbers, in the proteomes of bacteria that also encode an exosortase, a predicted intramembrane cysteine proteinase. The presence of a PEP-CTERM domain at a protein's C-terminus predicts cleavage within the sorting domain, followed by covalent anchoring to some some component of the (usually Gram-negative) cell surface. Many PEP-CTERM proteins exhibit an unusual sequence composition that includes large numbers of potential glycosylation sites. Expression of one such protein has been shown restore the ability of a bacterium to form floc, a type of biofilm.), yielding MLPEPSSLGLLSLGMLRGLAAYVWGRFS
- a CDS encoding BMC domain-containing protein, coding for MQNAIGLIETKGLVGLVEATDAMAKAANVKIVKRVNIGGGLVTTVVSGDVGSVRAAVEAGANAAQQVGELAGSHVLPRPAEGLADVYFS
- a CDS encoding glycosyltransferase; protein product: MTKEARNRKLTTVMVVKDETDLIRETLNSVRQIVDEIVLLNIGTTDAISSIASEFQARVVAHSWQDSFGEARNAALAHVTGEWILWLDPGETIDSDDAAKLRQFVNSQVDIMTAYVLLVRAPQAPGTIGSEQIGQVRLHPNHPGIRYEGRVREHVIQSLAECGMSIEAVPFLVQRNLIESDSAWKIRRASRDAKLVEREIKEAGPSARLMICMGEAVQTLNDQANALMFYEQACRLSEHGSAEMLEAFYGILTALDGRPDGLDTQIQTCMTALEIFPLDAQLLCAVGGYLQSKGHLDLARRSFETAYKHGQINLETWHIDDIDEIAASCLAITTHAVGREEDAERILVEALVDCPRSVRLRRQVIEMHVKHGRRQEALAELEKLPADYPKVESLRSAVRGAALASQNNWIAARPYLEAAFRQGSREPLCLRWYATTLAALDEPEASRDVLKAWKERDPHNSEPDELLRALFTGPKIRPTASSKAG
- a CDS encoding EutN/CcmL family microcompartment protein, translating into MRIAKIIGKVTLSRSVPEFQGAVLKLAVPMMLSDIENENTPLDDLLVVYDELGAGQDNYIALSEGGEAAQPFYPDMKPVDAYNAAILDTVDIRYRLKK
- a CDS encoding EutN/CcmL family microcompartment protein; this translates as MQTARVVGTATSTVRHVSMRGWKLLVVQPMQTDDITPDGHPLVAVDAVNAGPGELVMITSDGKSTSELLNYPRTPVRWTVIGIIDE
- a CDS encoding DeoR/GlpR family DNA-binding transcription regulator yields the protein MQADARRTRLLDLVRSRGFASLPELAQELDVSESTIRRDVELLEESGSARRTHGGVFYTGPSPNLPHFELRHEMQWSKKRQIAKAAALLIEEGDTVILDGGSTTYELAQMLVGRTLQIVTNSLPVANLFMASPTTELILLGGYVHSATGVSLGPYANEMISRLSARRAVLSVAGITEHGLYNSNLLLVETERAMMKAGGEVIIVADSTKFGRQSLAQMCELSEVDKLVVDHEISEAWQKKVQDAGVDLIVAPAEMAIIDRPISPKAS
- a CDS encoding acetate/propionate family kinase, translated to MKVLVANLGSTSFKYRLFDMDSETQLARGGIDRIGSPESSCSVQIGDWKEEVTDHMPDHAVAVRKCLSQLTDAEHGCLKDAAEVSAIGFKAVHGGRVSGVQRVNDDVLSAMAEMNEVAPAHNPPYIAAMRLLSEQLPEIPLVAAFETGFHQTIPDRNRYYGIPKAWSDEFQIKKWGFHGASHRYIATRSAEILGRDDLRVISCHLGGSSSLCAIKNRESVAVTMGMSPQTGLPQNNRVGDFDPYALPLLMERTGKSLTEVLAHIGNQGGLLGLSGGLSGDMRDLEQAAANGNADAQLALDMFTSEVRRYLGGMLVELGGADAIVFTGGIGENGKQLRKDVCANLQELGIELDEAKNDSAKGEASFHSANSKTQLWVIPTNEEIIVARQTRQLLEST
- a CDS encoding lactate/malate dehydrogenase family protein — its product is MKVSIIGGGGLVGSCAAFALQCSGIVREIALLDVNADLAGGQALDLLHGSPSTADQIISSGSYEHIPDSDVICITAGLRRKPDESRLDLINRNVDLFLTILDSIKKVGYKKDAIVFVVSNPVDILTYLASTRLDLPTNKVIGLGTQLDTIRFRALIAEHCKLPPTQVKALILGEHGDSMVPIWSSASVNGLPLEKFPGWNPNAANELFTRTKGSGAEVIKKKGGAGFAVGIAIRDVVDAIALDSHQILPISSIQNGCYDIRDVALSVPTVVGKNGVESTYQLDLWPKEIQALRRSGAVLRETLTTVLNRVGRS
- a CDS encoding aldehyde dehydrogenase family protein, yielding MHFDESIIRNVVAQVLAEVGNAPPVTSGFTGRYGIFDCADEAVRAAREAFEKLSERTIEDRKRIIDHIRRISIDQKVELGTMEMNETKIGRLAHKIEKLELLGRKTPGVEFLRSEVYSGDHGLAVIEHAPFGVIGCITPVTHSLPTITGNAVNMIAGGNTLVVNPHPSGKKVAAEGVRRFNKAIYDDLGIDNLICVIAEPTLESADLIFHHRDVAMICVTGGPAVARAALNSGKKAVVAGPGNPPVVVDETADLDRAARCIIQGGAYDNNLLCIAEKEVFVVNSVFDEMMRAMERAGAVRLNGSEVDRLTSVAITEYGDPGKKKLVAAKEFIGQDAAVLARAAGKNISPNVELIFGETDEHNPFVPVEQMMPFIPFVRCHDVDEAIDKARYYEHGFRHTAIIHSNNVRNMTKMGRVMDTTLFVKNGPCAAALGVGGEGYISFSIATPTGEGVTTPLTFTRERRCSLIDDLCILGHPAKG